The stretch of DNA TCTACGTCGTGTAGGAATTGCCCTACCGAAACCGTTTGCGTTTCTCTACGATTTCTGATTCACGCAAATCCTTTGCGGCAATTCCACAACCTCCACAGTCTGCAGTCCTGTGAAAACCACAACCGCTTTACGACAGCTCTTACAACGTCCGGGGATCGTGCGTAGCCTGGGGGCGCACGATGTCTTCTCGGCGTTGGTGATGGAACAGGCAGGGATCGACATGCTCTTTGCCGGTGGGTTTGGCGTGGCTGCGTCGGCTTTGGGGATGCCTGATGTCGGTTTGATGACGCTGACCGAAATGGCCGAAGTCGTGCGGCGGATGGCCGATCGGTTGACGATTCCGGTCGTTGCCGATGGTGATACTGGGCATGGTGATCTGCACAATGTCGCTCGTACGGTGCGAGACATGGAGACAGCTGGGGCAGCTGGCATATTGTTGGAGGACCAGGTGCATCCCAAACGGTGCGGGCACCTGGCGGGTAAAGCGGTGATTCCGGCAGCGGAGATGCGGTTGAAATTGCGCGCCGCTTTGGATGCGCGTCGCGATCCGGAATTTGTGATTTTCGCCCGGACTGATGCCCTGGCGGTCGAGGGGTTTGATTCAGCGATTGAACGTGCCCGCGGTTATGCCGAGGAAGGGGCCGATGTTTGTTTTGTGGAGGGTCCCACCGATGGGGAGCAGCTCAGGCAAATTCCACAAAAACTCGATGTGCCGCTGTTAGCCAACATGCTGACCGGTGGCGTGACACCGGTGGTCCCGTTCGCCGAGTTGGAACAAATGGGCTACAAAATTGCCGTTTGTCCCATTGCCGGATTGCTGGCGACAGGAGCTGTGATTCGCCGTTTGACGGAAACGGTGCTGCAAAATGGACAGGTTGACCCAACCACCGACGCGCTCATGACATTTGAGGAAGTGAAGTCCGTGTTAGGCCTGCAGGAAACACTGGACCTCCGTCGACGACTGGAAAGTTGACGGCTAGGCTGCTATTTAGGGGGCTCCCCATTTTTTGTCTTT from Symmachiella dynata encodes:
- a CDS encoding isocitrate lyase/PEP mutase family protein; this encodes MKTTTALRQLLQRPGIVRSLGAHDVFSALVMEQAGIDMLFAGGFGVAASALGMPDVGLMTLTEMAEVVRRMADRLTIPVVADGDTGHGDLHNVARTVRDMETAGAAGILLEDQVHPKRCGHLAGKAVIPAAEMRLKLRAALDARRDPEFVIFARTDALAVEGFDSAIERARGYAEEGADVCFVEGPTDGEQLRQIPQKLDVPLLANMLTGGVTPVVPFAELEQMGYKIAVCPIAGLLATGAVIRRLTETVLQNGQVDPTTDALMTFEEVKSVLGLQETLDLRRRLES